In Ascochyta rabiei chromosome 2, complete sequence, one genomic interval encodes:
- a CDS encoding Peptidylprolyl isomerase — protein MPSAVPAGVYGRRIPVGGLPIPAAVDPSAAFRITMAAIDPSAEPQIDEEHKVPRATLRIIRVPMDLDDEDDEDDEDDEDFDGEDVESIIAKLRAGGVALPEEDEDSEDDSEDEANGGPSDKSKSKKAKEAALKKKIAQELAEDKMEIDAVNGKGKGKISAEEDSDEDDLDDEDEDEDEVEEFVLCTLDPERNFQQTLDITVREGEEVYLQVDGTHDVFVTGNYIAFPEDDDEDDEDEDEYDEEYDLSPDEDELDLDEMDESEEDELDGLANPRVTEVDSEEEAPKLVESKKNKNKNKRAAEEEASLDDLMSKAATNGEQKAAKKVKKNDGQAVAAAKEPAKKAEKVEKVETPSSDKKKVQFSKNLEMGPTGSPRVDEKKEAAKPAAKGPRNVSGVTVEDKKEGKGKAAKKGDRVEMRYIGKLKNGKVFDSNKKGKPFSFKLGVGQVIKGWDVGVAGMTAGGERRLTIPAAMAYGKKGAPPDIPGNSDLIFDIKCISVN, from the exons ATGCCTTCCGCAGTCCCTGCAGGCGTCTACGGACGTCGCATTCCCGTTGGCGGCCTCCCCATTCCTGCCGCTGTCGACCCTTCTGCTGCT TTCCGCATCACCATGGCTGCTATCGACCCCAGCGCCGAGCCCCAGATCGACGAGGAGCACAAGGTTCCTCGCGCTACTCTGAGGATCATCCGTGTTCCCATGGACCTCGATGACGAGGATGACGAGGatgacgaggacgacgaggactTTGACGGCGAGGACGTCGAGAGCATCATCGCCAAGCTGCGCGCTGGTGGTGTCGCTCTTCCCGAGGAGGATGAGGACAGTGAGGACGACAGCGAGGACGAGGCTAACGGCGGCCCCAGCGACAAGTCCAAGTCCAAGAAGGCTAAGGAGGCTGCCCTCAAGAAGAAGATTGCCCAGGAGCTCGCAGAAGACAAGATGGAGATCGACGCCGTCAacggcaagggcaagggcaagatCTCTGCCGAAGAGGACAGCGACGAGGATGACCTCGACgatgaggacgaggacgaggacgaggttGAGGAGTTTGTTCTGTGCACTCTCGACCCGGAGAGG AACTTCCAGCAGACCCTCGACATCACCGTCCGTGAGGGCGAGGAGGTCTACCTCCAGGTCGACGGCACACACGACGTCTTCGTCACCGGTAACTATATTGCATTCCCCGAGGACGATGACGAGGACGATGAGGATGAGGACGAGTACGATGAGGAGTACGACCTCTCTCCCGATGAGGATGAGCTCGACCTTGACGAGATGGATGAGTCCGAGGAGGACGAGCTCGACGGTCTCGCGAACCCCCGCGTTACTGAGGTTGACTCTGAGGAGGAGGCACCCAAGCTCGTCGAGTccaagaagaacaagaacaagaacaagcgCGCCGCcgaagaggaggctagcctCGACGACCTGATGAGCAAGGCTGCCACCAACGGCGAGCAGAAGGCTGCCAAGAAGGTCAAGAAGAACGACGGTCAGGCCGTTGCTGCCGCCAAGGAGCCTGCGAAGAAGGCTGAGAAGGTTGAGAAGGTCGAGACCCCCAGCAGCGACAAGAAGAAGGTACAGTTCTCCAAGAACCTCGAGATGGGCCCCACTGGCTCGCCCAGGGTTgacgagaagaaggaagcCGCAAAGCCCGCCGCCAAGGGACCCCGCAATGTCAGCGGCGTCACCGTCGAAGACAAGAAGGAGGGTAAGGGAAAGGCCGCCAAGAAGGGCGACCGCGTCGAGATGCGCTACATTGGAAAGCTGAAGAACGGCAAGGTCTTTGATT CCAACAAGAAGGGCAAGCCTTTCTCTTTCAAGCTCGGTGTCGGCCAGGTCATCAAGGGCTGGGACGTCGGTGTCGCTGGCATGACTGCTGGCGGCGAGCGTCGCCTCACCATCCCCGCTGCGATGGCCTACGGCAAGAAGGGTGCTCCCCCTGACATTCCCGGCAACTCTGACTTGATCTTCGACATCAAGTGCATCTCGGTCAACTAA
- a CDS encoding Sir2 histone deacetylase Hst2, with translation MGNEESSMVDPSTKPRTLSARTPDALAQYIQAGKARNIVVLTGAGISTSAGIPDFRSPETGLYANLERLNLPHPEAVFELSFFRENPLPFYTLAQELYPGKYRPTITHSFIRLLHDKGLLLKVFSQNIDCLEREAGVPGDKIIEAHGSFADQACIECKKSYPKDQMLTHIENKTVPRCVDTACNGLVKPKIVFFGEQLPADFFDNRELVSDADLCIVLGTSLSVQPFASLPHLVTDPTPRLLINKEQVGDLGSRPDDVLILNDCDAGVRELARALDWSAELDALWARTAKDGQFVPGQKEKEPAPKSRDEALQDQVDQLTKDVEETLRLGEAQQKWLDDHPGRRIARGDDHDEKEQGGEKGEQHLRPSRNPDSKTLAAVAPTTSGGGLDHIFPFLARDKKGTGSNL, from the exons ATGGGCAACGAGGAGTCCTCCATGGTGGATCCCTCCACCAAGCCACGGACTCTGAGCGCCCGCACCCCGGACGCGCTCGCACAGTACATACAAGCCGGCAAGGCGCGCAACATCGTCGTGCTC ACGGGAGCGGGTATCAGCACGTCAGCAGGCATCCCCGACTTCAGATCACCAGAAACCGGCCTCTACGCAAATCTCGAGCGCCTGAACCTGCCACACCCCGAGGCTGTCTTTGAGCTGTCCTTCTTCCGCGAAAACCCGCTCCCTTTCTACACGCTCGCGCAGGAGCTGTATCCTGGGAAATACCGACCGACCATCACACACTCCTTCATACGCCTGCTGCACGACAAGGGCCTGCTGCTGAAGGTCTTCTCGCAGAACATCGACTGTCTCGAGCGCGAAGCAGGCGTCCCCGGCGACAAGATCATCGAGGCCCACGGCAGCTTCGCAGA CCAAGCCTGCATCGAGTGCAAGAAGTCATATCCCAAAGACCAGATGCTCACCCACATCGAGAACAAGACCGTCCCGCGCTGCGTCGACACCGCCTGCAACGGGCTCGTCAAGCCCAAGATTGTCTTCTTCGGTGAACAGCTCCCCGCCGACTTCTTCGACAACCGCGAGCTCGTCTCCGACGCCGACCTGTGCATCGTGCTCGGCACCTCGCTCTCCGTGCAGCCCTTTGCCTCGCTCCCCCACCTCGTCACCGACCCCACCCCGCGCCTCCTAATCAACAAAGAGCAAGTCGGTGACCTCGGCTCGCGGCCCGACGACGTCCTCATCCTCAACGACTGCGACGCCGGCGTGCGCGAGCTCGCGCGCGCGCTGGACTGGTCCGCCGAGCTCGACGCCCTCTGGGCCCGCACCGCAAAGGACGGCCAGTTCGTGCCCGGCCAGAAAGAAAAAGAGCCCGCACCCAAGTCCCGCGACGAGGCGCTACAGGATCAAGTCGACCAGCTGACAAAGGACGTCGAGGAGACGCTGCGCCTGGGCGAGGCGCAGCAGAAGTGGCTCGACGACCACCCTGGCCGCAGGATAGCGCGTGGTGATGACCACGATGAGAAAGAGCAAGGAGGAGAAAAGGGAGAGCAGCATCTCCGTCCTTCGAGGAATCCAGATTCGAAGACGTTAGCCGCTGTCGCTCCAACGACATCTGGTGGTGGGCTGGATCATATATTCCCGTTTTTGGCCAGAGATAAAAAGGGGACAGGGTCGAATCTGTAG
- a CDS encoding deoxycytidyl transferase, with the protein MDSRLEKKLDSVRKRIAAHTFDGEDGEEYGGSAFGGFTDYFRRKRIKLQNLDAATRAQAGDKPRLFRGLVAHVNGYTQPSLNDLHTLIVQHGGGFLQYLDGKTAVTHIIASSLTPKKVVEFRQYRIVKPAWVVDSIAAGKLLPWNHYRVVDEGETQKVLAFDKGSVVSTANSKQRGYRDQTDNSWYTGQLRASQTTPPAALQATNRSRFARQKLPTPDDDADEIEDLPPSHQPEESSSSQVRKAKEQGKTLVSPPKTSPTIAPEPSPDEFGNIDDIADELHDSLYADPTPARPLPRKKRQSTPPQDRIHAAEIAANPRKTELTAEEHNAILLRDPRIRKSTVVDPNFLEQYYRESRLHHLSTWKADLKAQLQAMASEKTATQKAKQKRPPGARRYILHVDFDSFFAAVSLKKSPEYENKPAVVAHGQGSGSEIASCNYPARKYGVKNGMWMKRAMELCPDLKILPYDFPAYEEASRAFYDAILATGGLVQSVSIDEALIDVSNICGAIGGSDGRKMNEAAVYREQAKADEIAKSLREQIKLRTECDVSVGIGGNILLAKVALRKAKPAGQHQIQPQEVLDFLGQLQVQDLPGVAWSIGGKLEDAGVKLVKDLRDLTKERLIQILGPKTGEKLYEYARGIDKQEVGEQVIRKSVSAEVNWGVRFATQEQAEEFITSLCNELQKRLLKEKVKGKQFTMKIMRRAADAPIEPPKHLGHGKCDTFNKSLVMGVATNSKEVLTKEAIGILRGFGFSPGELRGIGVQVTKLEPMKSATDGSLDGSQRRLQFKMPTKPLSARKGPASSIIETPVSARKIHVNVPPEPASVRNEPETVHEDVVEEPTSIFEELREAADVYDSSLPFTAPVPTPTSIRKAAPSPFVEADPIQDDPETPRKSKTPAAADDHVAFGAAQLNQSTPSRRPLNMMGTQFILPTQVDPKVLAELPPDIRSKLLRQRQSSPTPAARRDDSPGAYVPSSPSTPSSKMPFAATALPAQSQLDPEILAALPDDVRAEIMLHYSAAGLTQFSPSRRPRGVDQTILPQSPRKNRIIGIPAKKPLQIKRGRGRPPRSAMLAAAAQMKAVSKDGKTLTQANFISLKNPVRQRSEEAAAADAPSRKDDADLDPEFLQALPEDVRKEVIAEHKATKLRAFRLALQRPRPGTSKPPTHLPHLPHHQHHHQQTCARPKTIQVPRPQTASFTREKLHAEPDLRDAMRDWVGEFRAEGPYPEDVAALSKYLSKVVGEERDLRKAVGVVKWLDFMVGDVDAEAVEGEGAEGTERWEDAVERVKAGVCRAARARGLGRVRFE; encoded by the coding sequence ATGGACTCGCGCCTGGAGAAGAAGTTGGACTCGGTCCGCAAGCGTATCGCCGCCCACACTTTCGATGGCGAGGACGGCGAGGAGTACGGGGGATCTGCGTTTGGTGGCTTCACCGACTATTTCCGGCGCAAGAGGATCAAGCTGCAGAACCTCGACGCCGCCACACGCGCACAGGCTGGAGACAAGCCCAGGCTCTTCCGCGGTCTTGTCGCCCACGTCAACGGCTACACGCAGCCTTCGCTGAACGACCTGCACACGCTCATTGTCCAGCACGGCGGCGGCTTCCTGCAGTATCTCGACGGCAAGACAGCTGTCACGCACATCATCGCCAGCAGCCTTACCCCGAAAAAAGTCGTCGAGTTCCGCCAGTACCGCATCGTGAAGCCGGCGTGGGTCGTGGACAGCATAGCGGCCGGCAAGCTGCTGCCATGGAACCACTACCGTGTCGTGGACGAGGGCGAGACGCAAAAAGTGCTGGCTTTCGACAAGGGCTCTGTAGTCAGCACGGCGAACAGCAAGCAGAGGGGCTACCGCGACCAGACGGACAACAGCTGGTACACAGGCCAACTGCGTGCAAGCCAGACCACACCGCCTGCTGCATTGCAGGCAACAAACCGCTCGCGTTTCGCACGGCAGAAGCTGCCCACACCGGATGACGACGCTGACGAGATCGAGGACCTGCCACCATCACACCAGCCTGAAGAATCGTCGAGTAGTCAAGTGCGCAAAGCCAAAGAACAGGGCAAAACGCTAGTCTCGCCCCCCAAGACAAGTCCAACCATCGCACCTGAGCCGTCGCCAGACGAGTTCGGCAACATCGACGACATTGCCGACGAGCTGCACGACAGTCTCTACGCGGACCCTACGCCAGCCAGGCCGCTGCCACGCAAGAAGAGGCAGTCTACCCCACCACAGGACCGCATTCATGCAGCTGAGATCGCCGCAAACCCACGCAAGACAGAGCTGACGGCCGAGGAACACAACGCCATCCTTCTGCGGGACCCCAGGATTCGCAAATCCACTGTCGTCGACCCCAACTTCCTTGAACAGTACTACCGTGAATCAAGATTGCACCATCTGTCGACGTGGAAAGCAGACCTGAAGGCTCAGCTGCAAGCCATGGCTAGCGAGAAGACCGCAACGCAGAAAGCAAAGCAGAAGCGACCCCCAGGCGCACGTCGCTACATTCTCCATGTCGACTTTGACAGCTTTTTCGCTGCCGTGAGCTTGAAGAAGAGTCCCGAGTACGAGAACAAGCCGGCTGTTGTTGCACATGGCCAAGGCAGCGGGTCTGAGATTGCAAGCTGCAACTATCCTGCCCGCAAGTACGGTGTCAAGAATGGCATGTGGATGAAGCGTGCGATGGAGCTGTGCCCGGACTTGAAGATCTTACCATACGACTTCCCTGCCTACGAAGAAGCGAGTCGAGCCTTCTATGACGCGATACTTGCCACCGGCGGTCTCGTTCAAAGCGTCAGTATTGACGAGGCTTTGATTGATGTGTCCAACATCTGCGGCGCGATCGGCGGGAGCGACGGTCGAAAGATGAACGAGGCTGCTGTGTATCGTGAGCAAGCCAAAGCCGATGAGATTGCCAAATCTTTGCGAGAACAGATCAAGCTTCGGACGGAATGTGATGTTTCTGTAGGCATCGGCGGCAACATCCTCCTCGCCAAGGTAGCCTTGAGGAAAGCGAAGCCTGCAGGTCAACATCAGATCCAGCCTCAAGAGGTACTGGATTTTCTTGGCCAGCTTCAAGTGCAAGACCTCCCAGGCGTTGCATGGTCAATCGGTGGAAAGCTTGAAGACGCCGGTGTCAAGCTCGTCAAAGATCTTCGCGACCTTACCAAGGAGAGGCTCATTCAGATCCTTGGCCCAAAGACTGGCGAGAAACTGTACGAGTATGCGCGCGGCATTGACAAGCAAGAAGTAGGCGAGCAAGTGATACGCAAGTCTGTGTCCGCAGAAGTCAACTGGGGTGTCCGCTTTGCAACACAGGAACAAGCTGAGGAGTTCATCACCAGTCTTTGCAACGAGCTGCAGAAGCGTTTGTTGAAAGAAAAGGTCAAGGGCAAGCAGTTCACCATGAAGATCATGCGCCGTGCAGCAGACGCCCCCATCGAACCGCCGAAGCACCTTGGTCATGGGAAATGCGACACGTTTAATAAGAGTCTTGTAATGGGGGTCGCGACCAATTCCAAGGAGGTTCTGACCAAGGAGGCAATCGGTATACTACGAGGATTTGGGTTTTCTCCCGGTGAGCTACGAGGTATTGGTGTCCAGGTGACAAAGCTAGAGCCTATGAAATCTGCCACCGATGGCAGTCTCGACGGCTCTCAGCGGCGCCTTCAGTTCAAGATGCCCACAAAGCCTCTGAGTGCTCGCAAGGGGCCAGCCAGCAGCATCATCGAAACGCCAGTCAGTGCTCGTAAGATACATGTCAATGTTCCACCGGAGCCCGCCAGCGTTCGCAACGAGCCAGAAACTGTGCACGAAGATGTTGTCGAGGAGCCGACCAGTATCTTCGAGGAGCTTAGAGAAGCCGCCGATGTTTACGATTCTTCGTTACCATTCACAGCGCCAGTTCCAACGCCTACCAGCATTCGGAAAGCGGCGCCTTCGCCATTCGTCGAAGCAGATCCTATTCAAGACGACCCCGAAACACCACGCAAATCCAAGACCCCTGCAGCGGCCGACGACCATGTTGCTTTTGGTGCTGCGCAGCTCAACCAATCCACCCCCTCGCGTCGCCCGCTCAACATGATGGGCACGCAGTTCATCCTGCCCACCCAGGTCGACCCAAAAGTCCTCGCCGAGCTGCCTCCAGACATCCGCTCCAAGCTACTTCGTCAACGGCAGTCCTCGCCCACACCCGCTGCACGGAGAGACGACTCGCCTGGTGCCTACGTACCCAGTAGCCCGTCCACGCCTTCGAGCAAAATGCCTTTTGCTGCGACCGCACTGCCAGCACAGTCCCAACTTGACCCCGAGATTCTCGCCGCGCTCCCCGACGATGTCAGGGCGGAGATCATGTTACACTACAGCGCAGCAGGTTTGACGCAATTCTCACCATCGCGACGACCGAGGGGTGTAGACCAGACGATTCTCCCACAGAGCCCAAGAAAGAACAGAATCATCGGCATTCCTGCGAAGAAACCGCTACAGATCAAACGAGGGAGAGGCAGGCCGCCACGAAGCGCAATGCTGGCCGCTGCAGCGCAGATGAAAGCAGTCAGCAAGGACGGCAAGACACTCACACAAGCCAACTTCATCTCGCTCAAGAACCCCGTGCGGCAGCGGAGCGAAGAAGCTGCCGCTGCAGACGCACCATCAAGGAAAGACGACGCAGACCTCGACCCGGAATTCCTACAAGCGCTACCGGAAGACGTCAGAAAAGAAGTCATCGCCGAGCACAAAGCCACCAAACTGCGCGCCTTCCGCCTCGCGCTCCAACGCCCGCGCCCTGGCACCTCCAAACcacccacccacctcccccACCTCCctcaccaccagcaccatcACCAACAGACATGTGCTCGACCCAAGACGATCCAAGTACCCCGCCCACAGACAGCCTCTTTCACCCGCGAAAAACTCCACGCCGAACCAGACCTGCGCGACGCCATGCGCGACTGGGTCGGTGAGTTTCGCGCCGAGGGACCCTATCCCGAGGACGTGGCTGCGCTGTCAAAGTACCTCTCCAAAGTCGTTGGCGAAGAGCGCGATCTACGCAAGGCGGTTGGGGTGGTCAAGTGGCTTGACTTTATGGTTGGGGATGTGGATGCTGAGGCGgttgagggtgagggtgcgGAGGGGACGGAGAGGTGGGAGGATGCTGTGGAGAGGGTTAAGGCGGGGGTTTGTCGGGctgcgagggcgagggggTTGGGGCGTGTGAGGTTCGAGTGA
- a CDS encoding DNA helicase: MKFLIDNLPVLFPYPRVYPEQYAYMCDLKRTLDQGGHCVLEMPSGTGKTVSLLSLIIAYQQFYPEKRKLIYCSRTMSEIEKALAELKALMKYRTQELGYEEEFRGLGLTSRKNLCLHPSVKREKSGGVVDARCRSLTAGFVKEKKERGEDVELCVYHENLDLLEPHNLIPPGVFTFDGLLKYGEQQKQCPYFTARRMMPYCNVIIYSYHYLLDPKIADRVSKELSKDCIVVFDEAHNIDNVCIESLSIDLTEDVLRKATKGVNNLDRKITEMKTTDAEKLQSEYAKLVEGLRTAEEARTEDAFMANPALPDDLLTEAVPGNIRRAEHFVAFLKRFIEYLKIRMRVVQVISETPPSFLESLKNASFIERKPLRFCAERLTSLVRTLELTNIEDYQPLQDVATFATLIATYGTGFLLIIEPFESATAQVPNPVLHLTCLDAAIAIKPVFERFYSVIVTSGTMSPLDMYPRMLNFNTVVQESFTMTLTRKSFLPMIVDRGSDQNQITSGFEHRGDIQVQRNFGNLLIEFCKLTPDGVVVFFPSYLYMEHIISAWQGMEILDTVWKYKLILVETPDAQETALALETFRTACNNGRGAVLLCVARGKVSEGIDFDHHYGRTVLCMGVPFQYTESRILKARLEFLRETYRIKEQDFLSFDAMRHAAQCLGRVIRGKDDYGIMVLADKRFNKKITQLPKWIQQGLDQKNTKLSVDQAVGTAKQFLRDMSVPWSRKEAEGYSSWGIEELEAHQKKKGELGISGTDYTALRALEGRAAVEHMDEGDEFAGGLKEDEFGGQDMDDVMADL; this comes from the exons ATGAAGTTCCTTATAGA CAACCTGCCGGTGCTCTTCCCGTACCCACGGGTCTACCCCGAGCAATATGCCTACATGTGCGATCTCAAACGCACCCTGGACCAGGGCGGGCACTGCGTTCTGGAGATGCCTTCAGGCACGGGTAAAACTGTGTCTTTGCTGTCTCTCATCATTGCCTACCAGCAGTTCTACCCGGAGAAGCGAAAGCTGATCTACTGCTCTCGAACCATGTCCGAGATCGAGAAGGCGCTGGCTGAGCTGAAAGCGCTGATGAAGTACCGCACACAAGAGCTCGGTTACGAAGAGGAATTTCGAGGGCTGGGACTTACAAGTCGAAAGAACCTCTGTCTGCATCCGAGCGTCAAGCGCGAGAAGAGTGGTGGAGTCGTGGACGCCCGGTGTCGCAGCTTGACGGCTGGTTTCGtcaaagagaagaaagagcgTGGCGAGGACGTCGAACTTTGTGTGTACCACGAAAACCTAGACCTTCTGGAGCCACACAACCTGATACCACCTGGCGTCTTCACCTTCGATGGCCTGCTCAAGTACGGCGAGCAGCAGAAGCAGTGTCCGTACTTTACCGCCCGCCGCATGATGCCTTACTGCAACGTCATCATATACTCTTACCACTACCTGCTCGACCCGAAGATTGCAGACCGAGTGTCGAAAGAGCTGTCGAAAGACTGCATCGTTGTTTTTGACGAGGCCCACAACATCGACAACGTATGCATCGAGTCGCTGAGCATTGATCTGACCGAGGACGTGCTGCGGAAAGCTACCAAGGGAGTCAATAACCTGGATCGAAAAATCACAGAGATGAAGACTACTGATGCTGAGAAGCTGCAAAGCGAGTACGCAAAACTGGTAGAAGGTTTGCGCACCGCAGAAGAAGCACGTACAGAAGATGCATTCATGGCAAACCCAGCTTTGCCCGACGATCTCCTTACCGAAGCAGTTCCAGGAAACATCCGACGTGCAGAGCATTTTGTCGCCTTCCTGAAACGCTTTATCGAGTACCTCAAGATTCGAATGCGTGTTGTACAGGTCATCTCTGAGACTCCACCCTCATTCCTCGAGTCACTCAAGAACGCCTCCTTCATCGAACGCAAACCCCTGCGCTTCTGCGCCGAGCGTTTGACTTCGCTCGTACGCACACTCGAACTTACAAACATCGAAGACTACCAACCGCTTCAAGACGTTGCAACATTTGCTACTCTCATCGCGACCTACGGGACTGGTTTCCTCCTCATTATTGAACCTTTCGAATCCGCCACCGCTCAAGTGCCCAACCCTGTCTTACATTTGACCTGTCTCGACGCCGCGATCGCCATCAAACCTGTGTTCGAGCGCTTCTACTCGGTCATTGTGACCTCAGGAACCATGTCACCCCTAGATATGTACCCACGGATGCTCAACTTCAACACTGTCGTGCAGGAATCCTTCACTATGACACTTACCCGCAAGTCCTTCCTGCCTATGATCGTTGACCGCGGTTCGGATCAGAACCAGATCACATCTGGATTCGAGCATCGTGGAGATATACAGGTGCAGCGCAACTTTGGCAACCTGCTCATCGAGTTTTGCAAACTTACCCCAGACGGCGTCGTAGTCTTTTTCCCGTCTTACCTCTACATGGAGCACATCATCTCCGCTTGGCAGGGCATGGAGATTCTCGACACAGTCTGGAAATACAAGCTTATCCTCGTCGAAACACCCGATGCGCAAGAAACAGCACTCGCCCTCGAAACGTTCCGCACCGCATGCAACAACGGCCGCGGTGCCGTTCTGCTTTGCGTTGCACGTGGCAAAGTCTCCGAGGGCATTGATTTCGACCACCATTACGGGAGAACGGTGCTGTGCATGGGCGTGCCCTTCCAATATACCGAATCGCGTATCCTCAAAGCGCGCTTGGAGTTCCTGCGTGAAACCTACCGCATCAAGGAGCAAGATTTTCTCTCATTCGATGCCATGCGCCACGCCGCGCAATGTCTAGGTCGCGTCATCCGCGGTAAAGACGACTATGGTATCATGGTGCTGGCGGACAAGCGGTTCAACAAGAAGATCACGCAGTTGCCCAAGTGGATCCAGCAAGGTCTCGACCAGAAGAACACAAAGCTGAGTGTCGACCAGGCTGTAGGCACAGCGAAGCAGTTCCTCCGCGATATGAGTGTGCCGTGGTCGCGGAAAGAGGCTGAAGGGTATTCGAGCTGGGGCATCGAAGAGCTCGAAGCGCATCAGAAGAAGAAAGGCGAGCTTGGCATCAGCGGTACGGACTACACTGCTTTGCGTGCACTCGAGGGCCGTGCAGCAGTGGAGCATATGGATGAAGGCGATGAGTTTGCGGGGGGGCTGAAGGAGGATGAGTTTGGAGGGCAGGATATGGACGACGTCATGGCTGACTTATAG